CAGTGTGACCATCGCCCATCAGGTACTGGTGAATCGACCGCGCCGCCACTTTTCCAGCCCCCATCGCCAGGATCACGGTGGCCGCCCCCGTAACGATGTCGCCGCCAGCAAAAACGCCAGGGATGGATGTAGCCCCATTCTTGTCGGCCACGA
This region of Bacillota bacterium genomic DNA includes:
- a CDS encoding dihydropyrimidine dehydrogenase (NADH-dependent; catalyzes the conversion of pyrimidines to 5,6-dihydro compounds in pyrimidine degradation), with the translated sequence VADKNGATSIPGVFAGGDIVTGAATVILAMGAGKVAARSIHQYLMGDGHTE